Proteins encoded by one window of Branchiostoma floridae strain S238N-H82 chromosome 6, Bfl_VNyyK, whole genome shotgun sequence:
- the LOC118417954 gene encoding eukaryotic translation initiation factor 2-alpha kinase 1-like, which yields MQLCQRSLRDWLVSRNAQAALLHDPFGGVSEDDNMRLFQQILQGVNYIHSQGLMHRDLKPPNIFLMGEDEHVCIGDFGLAREDLRDTHGSSPPLTPLEMPDVMAGETTHTSGVGTCTYASPEQLKGTTYNSKSDMYSMGVILFELFHPFGTEMERAKSIQDFREGRVLPQVLVERWPRQCDFMQLLTSDEPKYRPSAKDILKSDLFHDKDKVIANLKAMVDKQSREMAELRRQLKEREDMLLQLRRDRSTH from the exons ATGCAgttgtgtcaaaggtcactcCGGGATTGGCTGGTCAGTAGGAATGCGCAGGCTGCCTTATTACATG ACCCCTTTGGTGGTGTCTCTGAGGATGACAACATGAGACTATTCCAGCAGATTCTACAGGGAGTGAACTACATCCACTCACAGGGACTCATGCACCGGGACCTCAAG CCTCCCAACATTTTCCTGATGGGTGAGGATGAACATGTGTGCATCGGTGACTTTGGGCTGGCCAGGGAAGACCTGCGGGACACCCACGGGTCCAGTCCCCCCCTCACACCCCTGGAGATGCCCGACGTCATGGCGGGAGAGACCACGCACACATCGGGGGTGGGCACGTGTACATACGCATCACCAGAACAACTCAAGGGAACCACGTATAACAGTAAG tctGACATGTACAGCATGGGAGTCATCTTGTTTGAGCTGTTCCACCCCTTCGGGACTGAGATGGAACGTGCCAAGTCTATCCAGGACTTCCGAGAAGGCAGGGTTCTACCACAAGTCCTTGTGGAAAGATGGCCGAGACAG TGTGACTTTATGCAGCTACTGACCAGTGATGAGCCCAAGTACAGACCAAGTGCCAAAGATATCCTCAAGAGTGATCTTTTCCACGACAAGGATAAG GTTATCGCCAATTTGAAAGCCATGGTTGACAAGCAGTCCAGGGAAATGGCGGAACTGAGAAGACAACTGAAGGAAAGGGAGGACATGTTGTTGCAACTCAGGAGGGACAGAAGTACACATTAA
- the LOC118417764 gene encoding lactadherin-like, giving the protein MESGKVKDKQLFACSEFGPEFGPRRGRLNMQRNMPKHGVGGWKALTNDDQQWIEVDLLYDRLILGIVTQGRQDLGRRGGEWVTSYTIQYKKNLSPVYLYYSTDGGPKVFPGNFDKNTPVKNLLPEPLEARWIRINPRTWNNHISMRFELLECGGYCARLEPVGMEAQIIRTNQYKASSIYNARKRPGLAFYGYLNNPDGAWSPHTIHNGHYIEIDLGKDKLIGGIVTQGRPGKGFLTEEWVTSYNIQYRNNSCNAVDYLRDNKGNPQIFGGNFDKVTAVRHIFAQPFRARYVRVRPRSWHNYISLRMELLECAGGLIGP; this is encoded by the exons ATGGAGTCGGGCAAGGTCAAGGACAAGCAGCTTTTTGCCTGCTCGGAGTTTGGTCCGGAGTTCGGGCCTAGGAGGGGGCGTCTCAACATGCAGCGTAACATGCCCAAACATGGAGTGGGGGGGTGGAAGGCTCTAACTAATGACGATCAGCAGTGGATCGAG GTGGACCTTCTGTATGACCGACTGATCCTGGGGATTGTGACCCAGGGGAGACAGGACTTGGGCAGGAGGGGTGGGGAGTGGGTCACGTCCTATACCATACAGTACAAGAAAAACCTCAGCCCTGTCTATCTGTACTACAGTACTGATGGAGGCCCTAAG GTGTTTCCAGGTAATTTTGACAAGAACACACCTGTGAAGAACCTTCTGCCCGAACCCCTGGAGGCCAGGTGGATCCGCATCAACCCTCGCACGTGGAACAACCACATCTCCATGAGGTTTGAACTACTGGAGTGTGGAG GTTACTGTGCGCGACTTGAACCAGTCGGAATGGAGGCACAGATCATCCGCACCAACCAGTACAAGGCTTCTTCCATCTACAACGCGAGGAAACGCCCCGGGCTTGCCTTCTATGGCTACCTGAACAACCCCGATGGTGCCTGGTCTCCGCACACCATCCACAATGGGCATTACATAGAG ATTGATCTGGGGAAGGACAAGCTGATCGGGGGTATCGTGACGCAGGGTCGGCCTGGGAAGGGGTTCCTGACAGAAGAGTGGGTCACTTCctacaacatacagtacaggaACAACTCTTGCAATGCAGTGGACTATCTCAGAGATAACAAGGGCAACCCTCAG ATATTTGGAGGAAACTTCGACAAGGTGACCGCCGTGAGGCACATCTTCGCCCAGCCGTTCCGTGCTCGCTACGTGCGCGTGCGCCCGCGCAGCTGGCACAACTACATTAGCCTGCGTATGGAGCTGCTGGAATGTGCAGGTGGGCTGATCGGGCCCTAA
- the LOC118417955 gene encoding uncharacterized protein LOC118417955 has protein sequence MEYSNPAMTSNRSSSTSLPVLETSYLQDIQNLRSPYMYADSNSIVFQESAASDTEATVLKRRSLSKESSSYDISVESYLQDKGKWQLGSSDSDESLPGVKEKEDEPCLVDTEGKTPTEDIVRHVSEKEHVNNNEKCSEPFNPGEWNLNPLEKEAQNAVKESMQHSDVVPTSEGGASGKSQPDFDQPVRKRDFQTAACYRENSVRLGTGFEQEVHFESASFSSSSSVRLGHNLPRAVVPFTSTPKDSVDVRVRGSFTGLSSVHSEKDNVPCLVDTENRATGGEINRHGEDLQQLYNKRNKESPVDTVERESDKRSEKTSELLDTIPWDTAGKERADNKSEKDSTLLDTIPWESSRKEDKKSSQKTSRLQDTIPWETHRKDETDDDNNSEKASTLLDTIPWETTRKENDSQKTSKRLDTIPWESDRKEGTKENRLSERATELQDTIPWETSRNKGSNNDFEEVFLLEDTIQWETPERGKEESEKIDQTLELVGSVKQKSCASERELVDNKEKSSEPFNAVELEKNGRAAQSAMKEGEQRSYVVPPVELEASSKSQTDCEQPVTRRDFQLAACYSESSVRVGTGFEQEIHFESANFSSSSSVRLGHSLPGAVVPFTSTPKDSVDVHVRGGFTPLSSLKRQHSWNQGARNGHTETHVCGDRCKLRLKGLADCELVAEVSICLFVCLICITDKLPLGVIRLQCYKESKSCIITGL, from the exons ATGGAGTACAGCAATCCAGCCATGACAA GTAACCGTTCTTCCAGTACCAGCTTACCTGTGCTGGAGACGTCTTATCTTCAAGATATCCAGAACCTAAG GTCCCCTTACATGTATGCAGACAGCAACAGTATTGTATTCCAAGAGTCGGCAGCGAGTGACACTGAAGCCACCGTCCTAAAGAGACGGTCACTCTCGAAAGAGAGCAGTAGCTATGACATCAGTGTGGAGTCCTACTTACAAGACAAGGGAAAATGGCAGCTTGGTTCTTCAGATTCGGATGAAAGTCTACCTGGGGTCAAAGAAAAGGAGGATGAGCCATGTCTTGTAGATACAGAAGGCAAGACTCCTACTGAAGATATTGTCAGGCATGTATCAGAAAAAGAGCATGTTAACAACAACGAAAAATGCTCAGAACCTTTTAACCCCGGTGAATGGAACTTAAACCCTCTTGAAAAAGAAGCACAAAACGCAGTTAAAGAAAGCATGCAACATTCTGATGTTGTGCCAACTTCAGAAGGAGGAGCTTCTGGTAAATCTCAGCCAGATTTTGATCAACCAGTAAGAAAGAGGGACTTCCAAACGGCAGCTTGTTACCGCGAGAACAGTGTGAGGTTAGGTACAGGATTTGAGCAGGAGGTGCATTTCGAGTCGGCCAGTTtctctagtagtagtagtgtgaGGCTTGGCCACAACCTACCAAGGGCAGTTGTTCCGTTTACCAGTACACCTAAAGACTCAGTAGATGTACGTGTAAGGGGTAGCTTTACAGGACTGAGCAGCGTTCACTCAGAGAAAGACAATGTACCCTGTCTTGTGGATACAGAAAACAGGGCTACTGGTGGAGAGATAAACAGGCATGGTGAAGACTTACAACAGTTGTACAACAAGAGAAACAAAGAAAGTCCAGTTGACACTGTAGAAAGGGAATCTGACAAAAGAAGTGAGAAAACCTCTGAACTGCTAGACACCATACCATGGGATACTGCTGGCAAAGAAAGAGCTGACAACAAGAGTGAGAAAGATTCCACGCTTTTGGACACCATTCCTTGGGAGTCGTCTAggaaagaagacaagaaaagcaGTCAGAAAACATCCAGACTTCAAGACACCATACCATGGGAAACTCATAGAAAAGACGAAACTGATGATGACAACAACAGTGAGAAAGCTTCAACACTTTTGGACACCATTCCATGGGAAACAACTAGGAAAGAGAACGACAGTCAGAAAACCAGCAAACGTCTGGACACCATACCATGGGAATCTGATAGAAAGGAAGGAACCAAGGAAAACAGACTGAGTGAAAGAGCAACAGAACTTCAGGACACCATACCTTGGGAGACATCTAGAAACAAAGGATCTAACAATGACTTTGAGGAAGTTTTCCTACTAGAGGACACAATACAGTGGGAGACTCCCGAAAGAGGCAAAGAAGAATCAGAAAAGATTGACCAAACGTTGGAACTTGTGGGGAGTGTAAAACAGAAATCCTGTGCATCAGAAAGAGAGCTTGTcgacaacaaagaaaaaagctCAGAACCTTTCAACGCTGTTgaattggaaaaaaatggaaGAGCAGCACAAAGTGCGATGAAAGAAGGCGAGCAACGTTCTTATGTTGTACCACCTGTAGAATTAGAAGCTTCCAGCAAATCTCAGACAGATTGCGAACAACCAGTGACAAGGAGAGACTTTCAATTGGCAGCTTGTTACAGTGAGAGCAGTGTGAGGGTAGGTACAGGATTTGAGCAGGAGATACATTTCGAGTCAGCCAATTtctctagtagtagtagtgtgaGGCTAGGCCACAGCCTACCAGGGGCAGTTGTTCCGTTTACCAGTACACCTAAAGATtctgtagatgtacatgtaaggggTGGTTTTACACCGTTGAGCAGTTTAAAGAGACAACACAGCTGGAACCAGGGAGCCAGGAACGGCCACACGGAGACTCACGTCTGCGGTGACAGGTGTAAGCTACGACTGAAGGGGCTGGCTGACTGTGAGCTCGTTGCTGAAGTGagtatttgcttgtttgtttgtttgatttgtatTACCGATAAACTGCCATTAGGCGTAATACGCCTGCAGTGTTATAAAGAAAGTAAAAGCTGCATAATTACCGGATTGTGA
- the LOC118418218 gene encoding uncharacterized protein LOC118418218 encodes MFGSGTGFVRDRGKNVDGPLNRTSAPQSQDQHGHLVQELSQRSTHSGFSFDADSARSLADFDESDLEDSSYTSASNFAVVRRQAANPAPSMLLVSMLEHLCSLYETDQEKRNKLFKD; translated from the exons ATGTTCGGCTCGGGCACAGGGTTTGTCAGGGACCGAGGGAAGAACGTTGACGGGCCGCTGAATCGAACATCGGCGCCGCAAAGTCAAGACCAACATGGCCACCTTGTTCAGGAACTTTCGCAACGTTCCACACACAGCGGCTTCAGTTTTGATGCTGATTCGGCTCGCTCTCTGGCCGACTTCGACG AGTCAGACCTGGAGGACAGTAGTTACACCAGTGCCAGTAACTTTGCCGTGGTGAGACGACAGGCCGCCAACCCAGCTCCCAGCATGCTCCTGGTGTCCATGCTGGAGCATCTCTGCTCCCTGTACGAGACCGACCAGGAGAAGAGGAACAAACTCTTTaaag ATTAa